One segment of Cardiocondyla obscurior isolate alpha-2009 linkage group LG15, Cobs3.1, whole genome shotgun sequence DNA contains the following:
- the Cad96ca gene encoding tyrosine kinase receptor Cad96Ca yields MSTWWPVAAATLCFWICAGSQLSDNTPPVMWLDRNWRLPETEPVGNVITRVRAEDNEQDKLTYGLEPHYHYNGNNKPQPPLPFFIDNRTGIVFLNETLKGRAGQNLLLYVTVSDGQLTAKTEVYVNIENASTSNRGKTRIPYQNQHGSGRIRPPFLALPNLQTFPSPLPPLPPKQYHPETTKLELEKVRPKENDNGVGTVNTVSAVTEENVQINEVEGPALSSKVAPSAAPPSQDMAMTLVPVAAGCALIVGLGMGIWSLRNRFCASRKSKTDTKEQASVSVSNLSDDPSLVLKRWRGPKAHSNRYQPWEKEFQAGIPSKQEDKWEFPRHRLKVFNILGEGCFGQVWKCEALEIDGKSGPTIVAVKTLKENATERERLDLAQELRVMKNLDPHPNVVRLLGCCTEREPMFVILEYVSGGKLQSFLRASREERNHGGVGLTSRDLTGFVYQIARGMEYLASKGIIHRDLAARNILIDDNRACKVADFGFARDVAANQIYERKSEGRLPIRWMAPESLYDNIFSVKSDIWSFGVLIWEIVTLGSTPYPGLAAAEVMRKIKEGYRLDRPEHCKRELYNIMYYCWDKDPACRPSFAELVNLTEGLLLDETDYIELDRFPDHSYYNVLNLSGEKL; encoded by the exons GGAGCCAATTGAGCGACAACACGCCGCCCGTAATGTGGCTGGATCGGAACTGGCGACTTCCGGAGACCGAGCCGGTGGGGAATGTCATAACCAGAGTACGCGCCGAGGACAACGAGCAGGACAAGCTAACTTACGGTTTGGAGCCGCACTACCATTACAACGGTAACAACAAGCCCCAGCCGCCGTTACCATTTTTCATCGACAATAGGACCGGCATAGTCTTTCTTAATGAAACACTTAAAGGAAGA GCAGGCCAAAACCTGTTACTCTATGTGACCGTTTCCGACGGCCAGCTCACAGCGAAAACCGAGGTCTACGTCAATATTGAAAACGCGTCGACGTCAAATCGGGGAAAAACAAG GATACCGTATCAGAATCAGCATGGTTCCGGCCGAATACGACCGCCCTTTCTCGCTCTACCGAATTTGCAGACCTTCCCCTCGCCCCTGCCACCATTACCGCCGAAGCAATACCATCCCGAAACCACAAAACTTGAACTGGAGAAGGTGAGGCCCAAGGAAAACGATAATGGTGTCGGCACGGTCAACACCGTCAGCGCTGTTACGGAGGAGAACGTTCAAATAAACGAAGTGGAAGGTCCCGCTTTAAGCTCGAAGGTCGCACCTTCGGCTGCACCACCTTCGCAAGATATGGCGATGACCCTGGTCCCCGTTGCGGCGGGGTGTGCCCTTATCGTGGGCCTCGGCATGGGCATCTGGTCTTTGCGGAACAGATTCTGTGCTAGTCGGAAGTCTAAGACGGACACG AAGGAACAAGCGTCAGTCAGCGTTTCTAATCTATCGGACGATCCTTCTCTCGTTTTGAAGAGATGGCGCGGCCCGAAAGCTCACAGCAATCGCTACCAGCCGTGGGAGAAAGAATTCCAAGCAGGCATTCCGAGTAAGCAGGAGGATAAGTGGGAATTTCCCAGGCACAGACTGAAG GTATTTAACATCCTCGGCGAAGGCTGCTTCGGCCAAGTGTGGAAGTGCGAGGCTTTGGAGATCGACGGCAAGTCCGGACCTACGATCGTGGCGGTGAAGACCTTGAAAGAAAATGCTACTGAGCGCGAACGGCTGGACCTCGCGCAGGAGCTGCGCGTAATGAAAAATCTCGACCCCCATCCCAACGTGGTGCGGCTTTTAGGATGCTGCACCGAGCGCGAGCCTATGTTCGTCATCCTCGAGTACGTGAGCGGGGGCAAGCTACAGAGCTTTCTCAGGGCTTCGAGAGAAGAGAGGAATCACGGGGGAGTAGGACTGACCTCCAGGGACCTCACAGGATTCGTGTATCAA ATTGCTCGAGGTATGGAGTATCTCGCGTCGAAGGGTATCATCCACAGGGACTTGGCCGCGAGGAACATTTTAATCGACGATAACCGCGCGTGCAAGGTGGCGGACTTCGGCTTCGCCAGAGACGTGGCGGCTAATCAAATCTACGAAAGAAAGTCGGAGGGCAGGCTCCCGATCAGGTGGATGGCGCCTGAAAGCTTGTACGATAATATTTTCTCGGTTAAGTCGGACATCTGGAGCTTCGGCGTTTTGATCTGGGAGATCGTGACGTTGGGGTCGACACCGTACCCCGGACTTGCCGCCGCGGAG GTGATGAGAAAGATCAAAGAAGGCTACAGACTGGACAGGCCTGAGCACTGTAAAAGGGAACTGTACAACATTATGTACTACTGCTGGGACAAAGATCCGGCGTGCCGGCCGTCTTTCGCCGAACTCGTCAACCTGACCGAGGGTCTACTCCTCGACGAAACCGACTACATCGAGCTCGACAGGTTTCCGGACCATTCGTACTACAACGTGCTCAATCTCAGCGGAGAGAAGCTGTAA